ACTGCTTTATAAACTGTTGATTAGTttatctacagcaatgcatcatattctataagatcatcatacGGTAGCATCGCTGTCCTGTGAAAACCACttatctctaaaaagttaacttttcatggtgtcagaacaacagccctgttttcagctttgtgacgaagcattttccagctgattcAAGAGGCTTTTTACATAGTTTATTTAGGTTAAGAAGTAGGAGAATTGTATCGacacataaaggaacacttcatccttcagtttaaaagaaacatttaaaatcaaaatcaccaCATTTTGGAGAtgcatggttttcactggacaggtaGGGTATGAAGAATTGCAagctgaaaagtaactaaatctgtCAGACAAATGATGAACTCCATTCGTGCTGCTGTGCTGCTGACTGCCATCTGTCTTTTTGTGAGATATAAATCTCTTTTGGTTAAACAGGCTTTAGCTTTAAAATGAATACTGCATTGTAATTCACACAGTACTAGTTACATTCAAATTAAGTAGATTATATTATTTCTTTGTGGTATTAATGATCtaactttatgacatttcatattTATTGAGATTCACATGAGccttgtatttttacagtggaGAATGATGAATTATAAAAAAGAATGTGAAAGTTGTaacctcttttttctctctctcgagCAAAGTGTGGAGAGTGCCGAAACATCACAACAATTGTACTGTGCTTCACCATCCCAGAAGAATACAGCAACCACTGGAACAAATATTTCAGCTGATTTGTCTTTTGGAAGCCCTTCAAACTTTACTTCATGGACCACTTGAGTGTTTCAGGGAGAAAATTGGAGAACAtccaggttttaaaaaaaaacaactgagacTTACAAACATTTGTTAAACTATAGTACAACTGTAGACATGATGGCTTGTTGTAAAGTAACTCCAAAGTCTCAAGACGAACAAATGTTTTTCATCCagtaacaacagcaacaacttgACATCCCTCTCACAGCTCTGAGCATCACATTTCTGCACCAGGGCGCCTCAGCTTGGCAGTGGCTGACAGCTGCAGAGAAAATTCTCTAGTTTTCTCTgctgatcttttttttctttctttctcctttttttcaatCTGAAGGAAAATAAAATTCCTGATTCAAAATATTTAAGTCAAGCTTTCCACAGTATCTCTGTATCTTCAAAGTGAACGTCTACTGATtgaagtataataataataataataataataataatagactttatatagcacctttcaaaacacagttacaaagtgctttacgataaaaacagaacacatttaaaacacacagagaataagacaaaaactaaacataataaaacacagagaggaaaacatactaaaatgccataaaacataaatgacattttttttcttaagtGGGCTTTTAAAAGAGATTTCAAAGACGAGACGGAGTTTGCAGGCAGGTCATTCCAGAGTGGAGCCCTGACTGCAAAGGCTCTGACACCTTTGTGTTTGAATCTGGATCTTGGAACAACAAGAAGCGATGCGTCCAAGAATCTCAGGGTGCAGGAAGGCACATAAGGCAATAAGAGATCTGATAAATAACTTAGGGTGAGGCCTCTCAGGGCTTTGTAGCTTAATCGATAATATCTTGAAATCAATTGTTTTTAAAGGAACAGGTAGCCAGATTAAGAAAGCTAGAGTCGGTGAAATGTGATCATGTTTCAAAGCTTGCAAAACTGCAAGAACAGATTTAAATCCTGAATCTTTGTGAAAGGAATCCCTGCAAGACATATTGTTGTTATGTGATACTGCAAACACTGAGCATGAAACAGCAAAACAGTAATGCCATACAGTTAAATCCTAGTTTTAATTATATTCTTTTCAAACCACAGGTTACATTTTAATGAGTCCTTTCCATCTTGAAAATCTTGgttttgaatttcatgaattGTGAATGTGATTTTTACTCATAAATATGCCTTCTCACCCACATACCACTGCACTACCTCTAAGCTGCCCTCTACAAACTGAACATCTGTTGTTGTCGTGAGCACAATCAGGCTTCCTTGATGTTTTGTGTAGCGACCGTTAGTGTGTGTCGCTTTCTGCTTCTAAGACAGCTCTCTCACTTCTTCACCACCTGTTTCCTCACGGTCTTGCAGGGTGCTCCCGTGAGCACCCTGCAAGACCGTGAGGAAACAGGTGGTGAAGAAGTGAGAGAGCTGTCTTAGAAGCAGAAAGTGATGCTTTCTGTCAGGGGAGGTTATGGACTGGACCCCACAGTGTACTACCATTAATGAAGGGAGGTCAGGGTCGGCAGCTTGTTTATGGCGGACCTTGAGTCatggcgtgtgtgtgcgtgtgtgtgtgtgcgtgtgtgtgtgtgtgtgtgtgtgtgtgtgtgaggttgtCAATTGAATTGGACTGACTTTCTATAAGAAGGCCTGCCACTGTCTCAGTAAATCAGAGCGACCAAAGggtatttcacatttttaaagtactgttgtgttttcagtgaGTTGCTATGCATAACAGTAAATGTCTGTAGCCACGCAAAagcaatctctttttttttttcaacaaaaaacgTTTTTTGATTTACTGAACAATATAGGTGTAAGCTTAATTGCTGTGCACATTGTGTAACAGCAGTACTGTATAACGCAAATGAACTGACAAATGTTATGGTTTATAGCTCTTTGGGAAGAGATACGCACACACTGATATATGTTATGGGCATAAATGGTGCACAATATCATCAGGCTCAATCTATCCATATTCATGAAGTACCTTCAGATGGAtgtatggagagagagaaagagagagagatagagagagagagagagagagagagagagagagagagagagagagagagagatagatagatagatagatagatagatagatagatagatagagagatagatagatagatagacagacagacagacagacagatagatagatttatttaAGGCTCCATCTGTTTAAATTTGACAATTGGCTTGGGCAAAACTGTTTCAATATTTTTCCTGAACTATAAACATTTATCAGAATAGTTAAATATAAAGACTTGTGTCTGATCAAAAATACTAGCTATGGCCATCATCTTAATTGGAACTGGAAATAAAAAGATGTATAGTGatgatatagacattttgatTGACACTAGTCAGCATTTTCTGGACCTTAGGTTTATCCCAAGAATTCATACATCAGCTATAACTTGGACATGAAGTACCTGCAGAGGATATCATAATCTCTCCCCTGCTGCCATCttttatggtgttttttgtCAGACAGCATTACTGTTGTTAGTGAACCACAGCAGAAACATGGCAAATGTTCCCCCTGCTGGCTTCAGGTTGAAACCAGGCAGAGCTTAATCTGCAGATTTGTCTATTCTGTTTCTTTCCATCTTTCAAAATTTAATCTGACAGAAACGAAATTATACACCACATCTTTTTACAGAAAGCCGACATTACAAATGTGGGTAGTGCAGTTTGAGAGATCAAACAAGATTCTAGGTTTTGCAGGTTGATTCATACTTCATACTAGAAATCATGCTATACTGCCCTCTGCTGCATCGATTTTGACCAttcttgtttttaaatttgtacTCACAAGTCCTCCAGTATTATTGTATGGAAGTGCGACACTAATTCACTTGAGTATCCCTTCAAGATAGTATGTTCTTTGATAGATTAACAGTAGAAATACAGAGAACAACTAGGAAGAAGAAGTCAGTTACATGTAGTGGGTAAATGCAGCCCAAAACACCACCTGGATgctccattttttctttttagcttTTTCAGTATGGAATTTATTATAGTTCATAAGTATACAAATGATTTGccctaaaagaaaagaaaaaaagacattaagtctcaacaaaacaacacagtTGAAAATAATACAACTCAGTAAAAAGGATTTTCAACAGAACAAACCAGCCATTAGCTAGATGTTTTTTACAACCCACTGCATTTAATGTCAAAAAGTGAGCAAATGTTACTCAAttcttaaatattttttttaacttgctaAGTGTGCTATGCATTGTCTGCATGTCTTTCCTAATTTTAATGTAAGAGCAAACACATAAAATCACACAACAGGTCTGTGGAGCTGCTCTCTTAATGATAAAGTCACATGACAACTGTCCTCAACAAATTATTGGTCTTTATGGGAGTGCACGTCTTTCAGCATTTTCCCCTCATGTCTCGTCTCCTCTACACTGCTCTCTGTCAAAATAAGAGGCAATGGTTCTTTGGATTCaagtttgtgaaatgaatgttaaaaatataaacagaAATGTCTAATTCTTAGGTTCCTCCGAGTCTCATTTTGGGTGCTTGTCAGGTGTGTCCTTTGGGTGGCAGTAAAACTCTTTCACTCATTTCCTTCAGCTTTTCCTTTCTGCCACTGCTGCTATGATTTGAATAATGTAATCAAGCAAATATGTTTAAACCGGATCTGTATATGATAACTGtaatatgtaaaataataataatcagccCTGGATAAATTATCATTGATTTCATTGTGAATATGCAAACAGTATTTGCAGAGAGCCTGTTTAATTAACAGACACGTATCACTCTGTTTATTTGTAACCAAGTGATAAAAGGCTGACAGATGGCTGAAGTCTTCATTTGTGCTATTTCACTGTCCACAAGTTGCTACAAAAATGGCTTCTTAAATCCACATTGCTAATCTATCCACTCTAAAGGTAGGAAAGTAGACTCTTAATTAAGAAAAActcatttaaacattaaatctTGCtgcaagtaaaaacaaatcagtcTAATTAACCACAGCAGATGTGTATCGTCTAACTTCACCCAGGACAAAAAAGCAGATTGAACAAAAATGGTTACAAGAAGCTGAGCTAAAATGGACGGTTTCTTCATAACTGAGAGATAATGGGAATCATGGGAGAAAATGGGGGCCGTCATTATTATGTAATTCCCTGTCGTCCTAGTCCACCTGTTGGTCGGGATGGACAACTAGCAGCTTCAGTGCTCGCAGAGTgaatagagtgtgtgtgtgtgtgtgtgtgtgtgtgtgtgtgtgtgtgtgtgtgtgtgtgtgtgtgttgtgtgtgtgtgtgttggcgtgATCATCACCACTCTCAGCTGAGTTTGTGGAGAATGTGAACAGTTGGTGTGGAGGAGAGTTTTTCCACCTCCACACTGTTGTGCAGAAAAAGAGAACAGGCAACTGCAGATGATTCCCATGTTGTTGGACAGCATGGCAGCTAATAGAGGTCACTGCAGATCTGTCTTTTTGTGCTTTTCATGCTGGCTGCACAAAAGAGTACTGGTTTGTttttcagcttcaagctttttcTACCTCCCATGTAAAAAATATACTGAATCAGCTTCATTGTTCAGTGAAGTAAGTTGGTTTAGTGTGTAGTATAGCAGGCAGAGTGAGCTGCTGAAACCCTAATTAGTACTTTAATTAACCAAAATGTCAGTACAGTGTTGTGTATACTCACAGTAAAAGTGTGAAATAATAAAATGCTCAAATAATTTACATTTCAGATAAATTTCCCTGAATCTTTCTACCTCAGCTCTATACccatttatagatagatagatagatagatagatagatagatagaaagattaATATTTTTCTAAACTATAAACATGTATATAGTTAAATATAAAGGTTTTCTTTTTGGTGTCTGGTCAAAATACTGGCCATGGCCATCATCTTAATTGGAACTGGAAAGAAAAAGATGTATAGTGATGATATAGACATTTTGGTTGACACTAGTCAGCATTTTCCGGACCTTATGTTTATGCCAATAATTCGTACATCAGCTGTAACTTGGACACATAGAACAGTCAAaattcatattttactaaattaCGGTACTTTAGGATTATATACTGACATTTCTTTTTGCAAATGCAGTCCTGCAAAAGAGCACGTAGACTCCACAATCTTTCAAAAATCATCCACTTTTAAGTTGGATTCCAAATGAAAAACTGCGTGTAACTTCACCTGCAACTATTGATCAGCCCCATCTTCCAGATACTGCAGTTCATTCCATAATGCAGCAGCCTACTTTATTAAAGTGGCAGCCTGTTGAGCTGAGCTGGTTTTCAGAGGTGAGACTGCCCTGTAAAAACGCACAAATCTTAAAAACTGAATTATTATTTTGGGTGTTGCCTTAAAGATGCAGATCAACAGTTCAGAGACTACATCCATGAACAGAGACAGAATAAGACAGAATAAGAGGTGTTTAAATCATATTTCTAGGCAGCACTAACACTGATTTATGCAGCCTTTTGTAAGTAATAAACTAATAATATCAAAATAAcggaaatacaaaaatatggtgttaaATTTTGGCGCAGCTTTGTTGATGGGGGAGGTCTAGTGTCGAAATGTAATGATGGGCTAATCCCCTCGCATGCGTAATGAGAGCTCGTGCGTGCCAAGAGCAAGGCTCAAAACCAAACCGCCATCTGCCCGACGCACAGAGTTTGCTCTGAAGAACACGGCGACGCATCGCTTTTTACGCACAACCTAATTGCGGTATTACACACAGCTCGATCTTTGTCACATTATGATGGTTTCATGTGCAGCACGCGTCCGGGTGCAATTCTGAGCTTTTGGAGATCGATTTACACTTTCCCCGGAGCTGCAGAGTTGATTTATCACTCGCTTTTCTCGTGCGTAAAACCTGTTTGGTGCGTCAAGAGGCAACAAATCCGCTGAAAAGTCTAGTATTCCCGGGATATTTGAGCCTAAACATTAAGATGGAAAACTTTACAACAGCTCCAGAGCTGAACCACACTTTGGGGGTTTGGACGGACTACAGTATCCAGTACAAAGTGATAAGTAGTTTATTGCTTTTCGCGATTTGCGCTTTAGGAATCGTTGGCAACGTTATGGTCATCCTGGTAGTGCTCACTACCAAACACATGAGGACTCCAACCAACTGCTACCTGGTGAGTTTAGCAGTGGCTGATCTGATGGTGCTGACAGCGGCTTGTTTACCGACCATCACGGAAAGCATCTTGGGATCCTGGGTGTTTGGCCACTATGGGTGCCTCTTCATCACCTACTTCCAGTATCTCGGGATCAACGCCTCCTCTTGCTCCATAACAGCGTTCACTATAGAGAGATATATCGCCATCTGTCATCCGATTAAAGCCCAGTTTCTGTGCACCCTGTCCAGAGCAAAAAAGATCATTTTGTTCGTTTGGGCTTTTACTTCTCTGTACTGTATGATGTGGTTCTATCTGTCAGACATCAATGAGCTGGTGTATGACAACATCACTATCATCACCTGCGGCTACAGAGTCCCCAGGAAGTATTATTTACCTATTTACTTCTTTGATTTTGGCGTCTTCTTCGTGTTGCCGCTGCTGCTCTCCGCGGTCTTGTACGGACTCATCGCCAGGATCCTTTTCCTCAACCCGCTGCCCTCCGACCCcaaagacaagaagaagaacggacacaacaacaacaccaacaat
The Sander lucioperca isolate FBNREF2018 chromosome 14, SLUC_FBN_1.2, whole genome shotgun sequence genome window above contains:
- the trhrb gene encoding thyrotropin-releasing hormone receptor b translates to MENFTTAPELNHTLGVWTDYSIQYKVISSLLLFAICALGIVGNVMVILVVLTTKHMRTPTNCYLVSLAVADLMVLTAACLPTITESILGSWVFGHYGCLFITYFQYLGINASSCSITAFTIERYIAICHPIKAQFLCTLSRAKKIILFVWAFTSLYCMMWFYLSDINELVYDNITIITCGYRVPRKYYLPIYFFDFGVFFVLPLLLSAVLYGLIARILFLNPLPSDPKDKKKNGHNNNTNNKRTSCKNSRHSSSTATSRRQVTKMLAVVVILFATLWMPYRTLVVVNSFLDRAYLDSWFLLFCRICIYLNSAINPVIYNAMSQKFRAAFRKICCCGRKGLDKPAAYSVAITYSAVKDSSMVEGTDHFTTELEELTVTDDLLPDQKMMFPDPCVYGKVNFSDA